A window of Pedobacter lusitanus contains these coding sequences:
- a CDS encoding HlyD family secretion protein — MTTESTTEQTIEPKKKSKIVPIILTVLLIAGAIFGIKEYMYYRNHVDTDDAQIDGDISPVVARVGGYVKDIKFEENTKVNEGQILVTLDDRDYKVKLEQAMAGQKGADAGVGVSESQIIATAANTGTAKANIESAKVKLWQAQKDYDRYANLIKDGSITQQQFDQAKATRDVAQAAYNAAQDQYTVALKQIGTTKSQLAVSSNSVSQHQSDVDFAKLQLSYTEIKAPATGIVSKKSIQKGQLIQAGQSLFSIVNENSLYVTANFKETQLQDIRAGLKVEVEVDAFPDQKIEAEVYNFSPVTGAKGSLLPPDNATGNFVKVVQRIPVKIKLKASKEVLDKLRPGMSVKVSVTTKD; from the coding sequence ATGACAACAGAATCGACAACGGAACAGACAATTGAACCAAAAAAGAAAAGTAAAATTGTCCCTATAATATTAACAGTACTGCTAATTGCAGGTGCCATCTTCGGCATAAAAGAATACATGTACTACAGAAATCACGTAGATACTGACGATGCACAGATAGACGGTGATATCAGTCCGGTAGTAGCACGTGTAGGTGGCTATGTAAAGGACATTAAATTTGAAGAGAACACTAAAGTTAATGAAGGCCAGATACTGGTTACTTTAGACGACAGAGACTATAAAGTCAAATTAGAACAAGCTATGGCCGGTCAGAAAGGTGCTGATGCCGGTGTTGGCGTTTCAGAATCTCAGATTATTGCTACTGCAGCCAATACAGGTACAGCTAAAGCTAATATTGAATCTGCCAAAGTAAAATTATGGCAGGCACAAAAAGATTATGATCGCTATGCAAACCTGATTAAAGACGGATCAATCACTCAACAGCAATTTGACCAGGCTAAAGCGACAAGAGATGTTGCTCAGGCTGCTTATAATGCTGCTCAGGATCAGTATACAGTTGCCCTTAAACAAATCGGCACAACAAAATCTCAACTTGCGGTAAGCAGCAATAGCGTATCTCAGCACCAGTCTGATGTTGATTTTGCTAAATTACAATTATCTTATACAGAGATTAAAGCACCGGCAACAGGAATCGTTTCTAAGAAAAGTATCCAGAAAGGTCAGTTAATCCAGGCAGGTCAGTCTTTATTTTCTATCGTGAATGAAAACAGTCTTTATGTAACCGCAAACTTTAAAGAAACCCAGTTGCAGGACATCCGCGCAGGTTTAAAAGTTGAAGTTGAAGTTGACGCGTTCCCTGATCAGAAAATAGAAGCAGAAGTTTATAACTTCTCTCCTGTTACCGGAGCAAAAGGTTCATTGCTTCCTCCTGATAACGCTACAGGTAACTTTGTTAAAGTTGTACAACGTATACCTGTAAAAATAAAACTTAAGGCCTCAAAAGAAGTTCTGGACAAATTACGTCCGGGTATGAGTGTTAAAGTTTCTGTAACTACAAAAGACTAA
- a CDS encoding TolC family protein, producing the protein MSCFALLLPGMLYAQNVKKLTLQEAIQLGIENSKNLKLSQNKIEEAMAKLDVTKDNSLPTAKASVMYNHAEIPANQLVLDGGSPIFLPKRANAFVGTASVQQLVYGGGKMKYARQSTKLLADVARLDADKNQEEVTYAVIDTYYSLYKVAQSKKVVNQNLASIASQLKQSQRFFEQGIVTKNDVLRFQLQQANITLTDLDIESNRKVINYNLDILLGLPEDTEIDITDPSVGQKEVAPLNSYIDQALAYRQELRELDLRNKVAEIDIKSVKANATPTFGIGADVYYINPNGSLLPKSHDYIMPMTASATLSWNIGTLWTNKHKVTEARVQQKSIVLQKDIQSDNVKTEINRNYQSYQVAKNKIKVLETSIDQATENDRLLESKYKNNVASAIDRIDAETLLYQAKINLELAKADAGLAYYTLLKSTGKISQ; encoded by the coding sequence ATGAGTTGCTTCGCTCTCTTGCTGCCGGGCATGCTCTATGCACAGAATGTAAAGAAACTGACGCTTCAGGAAGCGATTCAGTTAGGGATAGAAAACAGCAAGAATCTAAAGCTATCTCAGAATAAAATTGAAGAAGCAATGGCAAAACTGGACGTGACCAAAGACAACTCACTGCCAACTGCAAAAGCCAGTGTAATGTATAATCACGCAGAAATCCCTGCTAATCAATTGGTCTTAGATGGCGGCAGCCCTATATTCCTGCCTAAACGTGCTAACGCCTTTGTAGGTACGGCATCGGTACAACAGTTGGTTTATGGTGGTGGTAAGATGAAATATGCCAGACAGAGCACCAAATTACTGGCAGATGTTGCCCGTCTTGACGCGGATAAAAATCAGGAAGAAGTAACTTATGCAGTTATCGACACCTATTATTCACTATACAAGGTAGCACAAAGTAAAAAAGTTGTAAATCAGAATTTAGCCTCAATTGCCAGTCAGCTAAAGCAATCTCAGCGCTTTTTTGAACAAGGTATCGTTACAAAAAATGACGTCCTGAGATTTCAATTGCAACAGGCAAATATTACACTGACAGATCTGGATATAGAAAGCAACCGCAAGGTTATCAATTATAATCTTGATATTCTTTTAGGTTTACCTGAAGATACAGAAATTGATATTACTGATCCGTCGGTTGGTCAGAAAGAGGTAGCTCCATTGAATTCTTACATTGATCAGGCATTAGCCTATCGTCAGGAATTGAGAGAACTTGATCTTCGCAATAAAGTTGCCGAAATAGATATTAAATCGGTCAAAGCGAATGCTACACCAACATTTGGTATTGGAGCAGATGTTTATTATATCAATCCTAACGGTAGCTTGCTTCCAAAATCTCACGATTATATCATGCCGATGACAGCTAGTGCCACACTTTCCTGGAATATAGGCACATTGTGGACCAATAAACACAAAGTTACAGAAGCAAGAGTTCAGCAGAAAAGTATCGTTCTGCAGAAAGATATACAATCTGATAATGTAAAAACTGAAATCAACAGAAACTACCAGAGTTACCAGGTAGCTAAAAACAAAATTAAAGTATTGGAAACATCGATTGATCAGGCAACGGAAAATGACAGATTACTCGAATCAAAATACAAAAACAACGTAGCTTCTGCTATTGACAGAATTGATGCTGAAACGCTTTTATACCAGGCAAAGATCAATTTAGAACTGGCAAAAGCCGATGCAGGACTTGCCTACTATACTTTATTAAAATCAACAGGAAAAATTTCTCAATAA
- a CDS encoding TetR/AcrR family transcriptional regulator: MEKPDKRTSILIAAQKLFSELGYEGTSTRQIAKESGANMSMINYYFGSKEGVFLEVINERVQGFKAQLVSISEDQCLPLEKLIKVIEGYTRRILSDIPFHKMMYREISLAQRPEMCLRLKDAMSGNMQVIETIINSGIADGTFKSIDTRMLIATIMGTISSVATMPSKITQGSILDITIPKDKEILTDRLIAHLKDLVTTYLTPQK, translated from the coding sequence ATGGAAAAGCCAGATAAAAGAACGAGCATATTAATTGCTGCTCAAAAATTGTTTTCTGAGTTGGGATATGAAGGAACTTCAACCCGCCAGATAGCTAAAGAATCAGGGGCAAACATGTCCATGATCAATTATTACTTTGGATCGAAGGAAGGTGTCTTTCTGGAAGTAATCAACGAAAGAGTTCAGGGTTTTAAAGCACAATTAGTCAGTATCAGTGAAGACCAGTGTCTTCCGTTAGAAAAATTGATAAAGGTAATTGAAGGATATACCAGACGTATTCTTTCAGACATCCCGTTTCATAAAATGATGTACAGAGAAATTTCTCTTGCTCAGCGCCCCGAAATGTGCCTGAGACTGAAAGATGCAATGTCTGGAAATATGCAGGTTATTGAAACCATAATCAATAGTGGAATTGCCGACGGAACATTTAAATCTATAGATACCAGAATGCTGATTGCAACGATTATGGGTACCATCAGCAGTGTCGCTACCATGCCGTCAAAAATTACACAGGGATCAATTTTAGACATTACCATTCCAAAAGACAAAGAAATTTTAACTGACCGCTTAATCGCACATCTGAAAGATCTGGTCACCACCTATTTAACACCCCAAAAATGA
- a CDS encoding DUF2911 domain-containing protein, translating into MKKLNLFLVMALFAFTVNAQDVKFPGLDTSPADIAYFPLNAAKVKKGDNSAPLIKVIYSRPSVKGREIFGKLEPYGQVWRAGANESTEIRFFKPVVIGGKTIPAGAYSLFAIPEQDKWTVIINKQTDRWGAYTYDESKDVVRVSVPVKPLTTVVEALAITFTPNASGANLIIGWDKTSVEVPVTIK; encoded by the coding sequence ATGAAAAAGCTCAATCTGTTTCTTGTAATGGCATTATTTGCCTTTACTGTTAATGCGCAGGATGTTAAATTCCCAGGCCTGGACACAAGCCCCGCAGATATTGCTTATTTTCCTTTAAATGCTGCTAAAGTAAAAAAGGGAGATAATTCTGCGCCGCTAATCAAAGTAATTTATTCAAGACCTTCAGTGAAAGGCCGTGAAATATTCGGGAAACTGGAACCTTATGGACAGGTATGGAGAGCTGGTGCAAATGAAAGCACGGAAATCAGATTTTTTAAACCGGTAGTTATCGGTGGTAAAACTATTCCTGCAGGTGCTTATAGTTTATTTGCTATTCCTGAACAGGATAAATGGACTGTGATTATTAATAAACAGACTGATCGCTGGGGTGCATATACTTATGATGAAAGTAAAGATGTAGTCAGAGTATCAGTACCAGTTAAACCTTTAACAACAGTTGTTGAGGCGCTGGCAATTACTTTCACTCCAAATGCATCAGGAGCAAATCTTATTATCGGATGGGATAAAACTTCGGTTGA